The Terriglobus tenax genome contains a region encoding:
- a CDS encoding ArnT family glycosyltransferase: protein MFPKRDAALPLWVIYPLLFAGIYFSHLTLLRLPYFWDEAGYYIPAALDYFRIGSLIPFTTITNAHPPLPSILMAGWWHIAGYVPSATRTLCVMLSAAALLAVFRMGHMLAGTAVAWVTVLLTAAYSIWYAQSTLAHADIFAAAFTLWALSFYLESLVSKSSVRHAVLAATLFSLAAIAKETAIVTPAALAGWELLQGLRTRRLRWAWVLALAFPLLPLLGWYFYHQHKTGYMFGNPEFVRYNATATLDVKRIALSFYHRVLHLTTHMNMWVATVLTTGVFLLPPQPSGSTRRIAKPALAAIGVILLINLLEFSVLGGALLTRYLLPCFPLLLLVYVSVWQHHFRQWWLLAGISFAGFVAAIFINPPYAFAPEDNLTYRDFVVLHQQAINVITQHYPQATVLTAWPAWTELMHPDLGYVKTPVQVTPIQNFSLEQVQQAAQHPERFDTALVFSTKYEPATGKMNFGKPLEGQATRYFDFHRDLLPAEAAALLHGKVVWQGERNGEWAAVIRFPRLMDASVQPQQPSKHL, encoded by the coding sequence GTGTTTCCGAAACGTGATGCGGCACTGCCGTTGTGGGTGATCTATCCGCTGCTGTTCGCAGGGATTTATTTTTCGCACCTGACCTTGCTGCGCCTGCCGTACTTCTGGGACGAGGCCGGATACTACATTCCGGCTGCGCTGGACTACTTCCGTATCGGCTCGTTGATCCCCTTCACCACCATCACCAATGCGCATCCGCCGCTGCCGTCTATCCTGATGGCCGGCTGGTGGCACATTGCGGGCTATGTTCCGTCAGCCACGCGCACGCTGTGCGTTATGCTCTCCGCGGCCGCGCTTCTGGCGGTCTTCCGCATGGGCCACATGCTGGCAGGTACGGCCGTCGCTTGGGTCACCGTCCTGCTGACGGCTGCCTATTCCATCTGGTACGCGCAAAGCACCCTGGCCCACGCGGATATCTTCGCCGCGGCCTTCACGCTGTGGGCGCTCTCGTTTTACCTGGAAAGCCTGGTCAGCAAGAGTTCCGTACGCCATGCCGTACTGGCCGCCACGCTCTTTTCCCTGGCGGCTATCGCCAAAGAGACCGCCATCGTTACGCCGGCCGCGCTGGCCGGATGGGAACTTCTGCAGGGTCTCCGCACCCGCAGGCTGCGCTGGGCATGGGTGCTCGCGCTGGCCTTCCCCCTGCTGCCGCTCCTAGGCTGGTACTTCTACCATCAGCACAAGACCGGCTACATGTTCGGCAACCCGGAATTCGTTCGCTACAACGCCACTGCCACCCTGGACGTTAAGCGGATTGCACTCTCCTTTTATCATCGCGTGTTGCATCTGACCACGCACATGAACATGTGGGTGGCTACCGTGCTCACCACCGGCGTCTTTTTGCTGCCCCCACAGCCCTCCGGCAGCACACGCCGCATTGCGAAGCCCGCGCTGGCGGCCATTGGCGTCATCCTGTTGATCAATCTGCTGGAGTTCTCCGTACTTGGCGGAGCCCTGCTGACCCGCTACCTGCTGCCCTGCTTCCCGCTTCTGCTGCTGGTGTATGTCAGCGTCTGGCAGCACCATTTCCGCCAGTGGTGGCTGCTGGCCGGTATCAGCTTCGCGGGCTTTGTGGCGGCCATCTTCATCAACCCGCCATATGCCTTTGCCCCGGAAGACAACCTGACCTACCGCGACTTCGTCGTGCTGCATCAGCAGGCCATCAACGTCATCACGCAGCATTACCCCCAGGCCACGGTGCTCACCGCATGGCCGGCGTGGACCGAGCTGATGCATCCCGATCTTGGCTATGTAAAGACGCCGGTGCAGGTAACACCCATCCAGAATTTTTCTCTCGAGCAGGTCCAACAGGCGGCACAGCACCCTGAACGCTTCGATACGGCACTGGTTTTCAGCACGAAGTACGAGCCAGCCACCGGAAAAATGAACTTCGGCAAGCCGCTGGAAGGCCAGGCGACCCGCTACTTTGACTTCCACCGCGATCTTCTGCCAGCCGAGGCCGCCGCCCTTCTGCACGGCAAGGTGGTCTGGCAGGGTGAGCGCAATGGTGAATGGGCTGCCGTCATCCGCTTTCCCCGTCTCATGGACGCCTCCGTTCAGCCCCAGCAGCCGTCCAAACACCTATAA